One region of Cheilinus undulatus linkage group 4, ASM1832078v1, whole genome shotgun sequence genomic DNA includes:
- the sgms2a gene encoding phosphatidylcholine:ceramide cholinephosphotransferase 2: protein MASQELVAADNLNPGMEGGTVPNGNKTCPVHTPGGEDTKRGFRKGIGRHNDYVKISVPDSKVSRLPMEWWKTVIAFFYAGFNLVLTTVVITVVHERVPPKEISPPLPDKFFDYIDRVNWAFTVTEINGMVLLAIWLIQLFFFRYKSIACRRFFFLIGTLYLYRCVTMYITTLPVPGIHMTCAPKLHGDSQAKLQRILRLVSGGGLSITSSHLMCGDFLYSGHTVMLTLTYLFIKEYSPRSFWWYHLMCWLLSAVGVVCILVAHEHYSVDVVVAYFITSRLFWWYHTMANLQTLKCSPNNYLTNTWWNPLFNFLERNVQTAVPCSYSWPITWPPACFKNPCKKYSMVQSTREE from the exons ATGGCATCGCAGGAGCTTGTTGCTGCTGACAATCTGAACCCAGGAATGGAGGGGGGCACCGTGCCTAATGGGAATAAAACCTGCCCTGTCCACACCCCAGGTGGAGAGGACACAAAAAGGGGCTTTCGAAAGGGCATAGGGAGGCATAATGACTATGTGAAGATCTCTGTGCCAGACTCCAAGGTCAGCCGTCTACCCATGGAGTGGTGGAAGACGGTGATTGCCTTCTTTTACGCTGGTTTTAACTTGGTCCTGACAACAGTCGTCATCACTGTGGTTCACGAGAGGGTGCCGCCTAAAGAGATCAGCCCACCTCTTCCTGATAAGTTCTTTGACTATATCGACCGGGTCAACTGGGCGTTCACAGTGACAGAGATCAACGGCATGGTGCTGCTGGCAATCTGGTTGATCCAGTTGTTCTTCTTCCGATACAA gTCAATCGCATGCAGGAGGTTCTTCTTTCTCATAGGCACCCTGTACTTGTACCGTTGTGTGACTATGTACATCACCACCCTGCCTGTACCTGGCATACACATGACCTGTGCTCCTAAG CTCCATGGAGACTCTCAGGCAAAACTCCAGCGAATCCTGCGCCTGGTCTCAGGAGGAGGTCTGTCCATTACCAGTTCCCATCTTATGTGTGGAGATTTCCTCTACAGTGGACACACTGTGATGCTCACTCTCACCTACCTGTTCATCAAGGAGT acTCGCCGCGGTCATTCTGGTGGTATCATCTCATGTGCTGGCTGCTGAGTGCCGTGGGTGTGGTGTGCATCCTCGTGGCACATGAGCATTACAGCGTGGATGTGGTCGTGGCCTATTTCATCACGTCACGCCTGTTCTGGTGGTACCACACCATGGCCAACTTACAG ACTCTGAAGTGCTCGCCCAACAACTACCTCACCAACACCTGGTGGAACCCGCTGTTCAACTTCCTGGAGAGGAACGTCCAAACTGCTGTGCCGTGCTCGTACAGCTGGCCCATCACCTGGCCCCCTGCCTGCTTTAAGAACCCCTGCAAGAAGTACTCCATGGTACAGAGCACACGAGAGGAATGA
- the LOC121507949 gene encoding cytochrome P450 2U1, producing MVLLPCSVSSALSNAYILAFLVFLLVYILVRFYQKQPKHSNIPPGPKPWPIVGNFGGFLIPPFIQRMFGQKSNSTNKSAVSVLTELTRLYGNIYSLFVGSQLVVVLNGYEVIRDAFSNHPEVFSDRPDIPAITIMTKRKGIVFAPYGPVWRKQRKFCHTTLRSFGLGKLSLEPCILQGLDTIKTELLRQSQESAGAGVDLAPLISHAVSNVICSLILGQRFHHEDREFRSMLELMDRGLEICINSPAVLINVFPLLYYLPFGVFKELRQVEGDMTAFLKRFIARHKETLDPENPRDMTDMYLIEMMAQQSAGNVDSSFTEDYLFYIIGDLFIAGTDTTANSILWVLLYLVLNPDIQERVQAEIDEVVGTHRVPSLTDKGSLPFTEATIMEVQRLTVVVPLAIPHMASQTTEFRGYTIPKGTVVVPNLWSVHRDPTVWDDPDTFNPARFLDDEGHLLRREYFIPFGIGRRVCMGEQLAKMELFLTVTTLLQSFKFRLAEGTPPPTLQGRFGLTLAPCSYPVCVSSRR from the exons ATGGTGTTGCTGCCATGCTCTGTCAGCTCTGCGCTATCAAATGCGTACATTTTAGCTTTCCTAGTTTTCTTACTAGTGTATATTTTAGTTCGCTTTTACCAGAAACAACCAAAACACTCAAATATTCCTCCAGGACCGAAGCCCTGGCCGATTGTGGGGAACTTCGGCGGCTTTCTCATCCCGCCTTTCATCCAGAGGATGTTTGGACAGAAGTCAAACAGCACCAACAAAAGCGCCGTGTCTGTTTTAACAGAACTAACCAGGCTTTACGGTAACATCTACAGCCTGTTTGTAGGGAGTCAGCTGGTCGTTGTGCTAAATGGTTATGAAGTTATAAGGGATGCTTTTTCAAACCATCCGGAGGTGTTCTCAGACAGACCTGATATCCCTGCTATCACCATCATGACTAAACGTAAAG GAATAGTCTTTGCACCTTATGGACCAGTGTGGAGAAAGCAGCGCAAATTCTGCCACACCACCCTCCGTAGCTTCGGTCTAGGGAAGTTAAGCTTGGAGCCTTGCATCCTGCAGGGCCTGGACACCATAAAAACAGAGCTGCTGCGTCAGAGCCAGGAGTCTGCTGGTGCTGGTGTTGACCTGGCCCCGCTCATCAGCCATGCTGTGTCAAACGTCATCTGCTCGTTGATCCTGGGTCAGCGTTTTCATCATGAAGACAGAGAGTTTCGCAGCATGCTGGAACTGATGGATCGAGGGCTGGAGATCTGCATCAACAGCCCTGCAGTCCTAATTAATGTCTTTCCACTTTTGTACTATTTGCCttttggggtctttaaagagCTACGGCAGGTGGAAGGAGACATGACAGCATTTCTGAAAAGGTTTATAGCGAGACACAAGGAGACGTTAGATCCTGAAAACCCAAGAGATATGACGGACATGTACCTGATTGAGATGATGGCTCAGCAGTCTGCTGGAAATGTGGACAGCAGCTTCACTGAAGATTACCTCTTTTATATAATTGGAGATCTATTCATTGCTGGCACTGACACCACAGCTAACTCAATTTTGTGGGTTTTACTCTACTTGGTCTTAAACCCAGATATCCAAG AAAGAGTCCAGGCTGAGATCGATGAGGTGGTGGGCACACATCGGGTCCCATCTTTGACAGATAAAGGGAGTCTGCCCTTTACTGAAGCCACCATCATGGAGGTGCAGAGACTGACTGTAGTGGTTCCTCTAGCGATTCCTCACATGGCATCACAGACAACAG AGTTCAGAGGATACACTATTCCCAAAGGAACTGTTGTTGTGCCCAACCTGTGGTCTGTCCACAGAGATCCCACTGTGTGGGATGACCCGGACACTTTCAACCCGGCCCGCTTCTTAGATGATGAAGGACATTTGCTGAGAAGAGAGTATTTTATACCATTCGGGATTG GACGCAGAGTGTGTATGGGTGAacagctggcaaaaatggagctGTTCCTGACAGTTACCACCTTACTGCAGTCCTTCAAGTTCAGACTTGCAGAGGGAACGCCTCCTCCTACACTGCAGGGCCGATTTGGCCTGACACTCGCACCTTGCTCTTACCCTGTGTGTGTGAGCTCACGTAGATGA
- the hadh gene encoding hydroxyacyl-coenzyme A dehydrogenase, mitochondrial yields the protein MAFFTHQICRGFSSSVVRNVIIKQVTIIGGGQMGAGIAQVAASTGHSVTLVDTNDDILKKSVKGIEGSLKRVVKKKFADKPEAGEEFIQKVLQNVSTSTDAVSAVQGSDLVLEAIIENLKIKQDLFGLLDKAAAAHTIFASNTSSLPITDIASATSRQDRFGGLHFFNPVPMMKLVEVIGTAATSKETFDSLLNFSKALGKTPVSCKDTPGFIVNRLLVPYLLEAIRLHERGHGSKEDIDIAMKLGAGYPMGPFELADYVGLDTIKFIIDGWSMMEPDNPLFAPSEYLNKLVTEGKCGKKTGEGFYKYK from the exons ATGGCCTTCTTCACGCACCAAATCTGCAGGGGCTTCTCGTCTTCGGTTGTCAGAAATGTCATTATAAAGCAAGTAACAATCATCGGAGGTGGACAGATGGGGGCAGGAATCGCACAG GTTGCTGCTTCAACCGGCCACTCGGTGACGCTGGTGGACACGAATGACGACATCCTCAAAAAGTCTGTCAAAGGAATAGAAGGGAGTCTTAAAAGAGTAGTTAAGAAGAAGTTTGCTGATAAACCAGAG gCAGGTGAAGAGTTCATCCAGAAAGTCCTGCAGAATGTGTCGACctccacagacgccgtgtcagCAGTCCAGGGATCTGACCTTGTGTTGGAAGCCATCATAGAAAATCTAAAAATCAAACAGGACCTGTTTGGTTTGCTTGACAAGGCAGCAGCAGC ACACACCATCTTTGCCAGTAACACCTCCTCCCTGCCCATAACTGACATCGCCAGCGCTACCAGCAGGCAGGACAGATTCGGCGGCCTTCACTTCTTCAACCCGGTCCCTATGATGAAGCTTGTAGAG GTCATTGGAACTGCAGCAACAAGCAAAGAGACTTTTGATTCCCTCTTGAACTTTAGCAAAGCGCTTGGAAAAACACCTGTGTCATGCAAG GATACTCCAGGGTTCATTGTAAACCGCCTGCTTGTTCCATACTTACTTGAAGCTATCCGGTTGCATGAAAGAG GTCATGGATCCAAAGAAGACATTGATATTGCAATGAAACTTGGTGCCGGTTATCCAATGGGACCCTTTGAACTCGCTGACTATGTAGGACTTGACACCATAAAGTTCATCATTGATG GCTGGAGTATGATGGAGCCCGACAACCCcctctttgccccaagtgaataCCTGAACAAGCTTGTCACAGAGggcaaatgtggcaaaaagacagGAGAGGGATTCTACAAGTACAAGTGA